The Salegentibacter mishustinae genomic interval ACTCGTCATCCTGAACTTGTTTCAGGATCTAGGTTAAAATTAACTTAGAAGCTGAAACAAGTTCAGCTTGACGAAAAGAATTACTTCTCAGACCTCTTTTAAAAACTCATAACTTTAGTCTAGTTCTTGTTATAAGTCTCATTCAAATTATCAAGAATTTCCTGTGTTAGATCTTTCCCATCTTTCGCATACATAATATTGGCAGACTCGTTAGAACCAAAAATGTAGGTGTAGCCATTCTCCTCTCCGTAATCTGCTACATAATCCTTAACTTTATCTACAATAGAATCTATAACAGCATCGCTCTGCTCTCTTAGGCGACTACCTTGCATTTGCTGTTGCTGTTGGATTCTTTGCTGCTTTTGCATTAACTCCTGCTCTTTTTCCTGGCGTTGCGCCTGAGACATAGAATTCATTTCCTGTTGGTAAGCCTGAACTTCCTGCTGAAATCCTCTGGCAATAGAATCTAATTGTCTCTTTACCGAATCTGATTTAGAAGTAAAGTCAGCTTCAACATCTTTCATTTCTTTGTACTCCTGGATAAGTTTTGTGGTATCTACATAAGCCGTTTTTTCCTGGTCACAGGAAGTAAGCAAAACAGCAACTACCAAAATCATTAAAAGTTTTTTCATCATTAATTGAATTTGTTTG includes:
- a CDS encoding OmpH family outer membrane protein is translated as MMKKLLMILVVAVLLTSCDQEKTAYVDTTKLIQEYKEMKDVEADFTSKSDSVKRQLDSIARGFQQEVQAYQQEMNSMSQAQRQEKEQELMQKQQRIQQQQQMQGSRLREQSDAVIDSIVDKVKDYVADYGEENGYTYIFGSNESANIMYAKDGKDLTQEILDNLNETYNKN